The following proteins are encoded in a genomic region of Burkholderia gladioli:
- a CDS encoding glycosyl hydrolase family 18 protein, translating to MINGLVIGLSSLVLAACGGDDGAGGASLLKAQATPSVQAAANTAAAAALPSNFIFSAYKDITINLNWNTNVISTAVTGSLQPVLSVLPAKLKTLTWSFATGECGSESWSGLTGSQVAAANVQNMVNAGRNYIISTGGAAGSFSCGSDANFTKFINTYNSANLKGIDFDIEAGQSQAVINALVQRVKAAQPKYPNLRFSFTLATLGGNAAQSLGDTGVVVMNAIKAAGLQNYTINLMTMDYGSANASNCTLNGSGQCDMGKSAVAAANSLHNYWGVPYNQIELTPMIGGNDTQGETFTLADVATVSSFAQQNGLAGVHFWSFDRDNDCTQSWASPTCNSYGQAGTLGFTNRFISALGL from the coding sequence ATGATAAATGGTCTGGTGATCGGGCTTTCCAGTCTCGTGCTGGCGGCATGTGGCGGAGACGACGGCGCCGGCGGCGCGAGCCTGCTGAAGGCGCAGGCGACGCCCTCGGTGCAGGCGGCGGCGAACACGGCGGCCGCGGCGGCGCTGCCCTCGAATTTCATTTTCAGTGCCTACAAGGACATCACGATCAACCTGAACTGGAACACCAACGTCATCTCGACGGCGGTGACCGGTTCGCTGCAGCCGGTCCTGAGCGTGCTGCCGGCCAAGCTGAAGACGCTGACCTGGTCGTTCGCCACCGGCGAGTGCGGCAGCGAGAGCTGGTCCGGGCTGACGGGCTCGCAGGTGGCCGCGGCCAACGTGCAGAACATGGTCAACGCGGGCCGCAACTACATCATCTCGACGGGCGGCGCGGCCGGTTCGTTCAGCTGCGGCTCGGACGCGAACTTCACCAAGTTCATCAACACCTATAACTCGGCCAACCTGAAGGGCATCGATTTCGATATCGAGGCCGGCCAGAGCCAGGCCGTGATCAACGCCCTGGTGCAGCGCGTGAAGGCCGCCCAGCCTAAGTACCCGAACCTGCGCTTCAGCTTCACGCTCGCCACGCTGGGCGGCAACGCGGCGCAGAGCCTGGGCGACACGGGCGTGGTGGTGATGAACGCGATCAAGGCCGCCGGCCTGCAGAACTACACCATCAACCTGATGACGATGGACTACGGCAGCGCCAACGCCAGCAACTGCACGCTCAACGGCAGCGGCCAGTGCGACATGGGCAAGTCGGCGGTGGCCGCTGCCAACAGCCTGCACAACTACTGGGGCGTGCCGTACAACCAGATCGAGCTGACTCCGATGATCGGCGGCAACGATACGCAGGGCGAGACCTTCACCCTGGCCGACGTCGCCACGGTGTCGAGCTTCGCGCAGCAGAACGGGCTGGCCGGCGTGCACTTCTGGTCCTTCGACCGCGACAACGACTGCACGCAAAGCTGGGCGTCGCCGACCTGCAACAGCTACGGCCAGGCCGGCACGCTGGGCTTCACGAACCGCTTCATCTCGGCGCTGGGGCTGTGA
- a CDS encoding MFS transporter gives MIAKRIGTRCGIRSRLASFAAFRATDSPLARFYPPGLSRRRFPLRSASRLLSGRCSPFVSCLREAPLPASTISRRTRAECALLLVLSLSVFFVGTGEFMLSAMLAPLGAAFGADTARVAWLVSAYALAYAIAAPLLGKLADRVARGRLLCLALLAFAIDGLGIAFSPELGVAIGLRVFGGLASAIIIPSAFALVAEQVPRARHASAMGAVMLGMTLGIAFGPAMAGSLTAWAGWRTPFLANSAGCLLVLLLGVRRLSINHAPPCVSPDPGSWRWLRIASITRPLLAKGLWNGTAVSAFLLSGEVLRRRHGFDDSRLGLSMSVFGIGLGIGNLAAGRLRKLASGEERALRTVVIVLLVSVLAFHAWPLPLAAALACLAAWGAALGIGAPLATTVLAERSSGDKGTVLASAETLNNLVILALVPLASLLSARGHAMLATALFAAGIGAGAALTWHDARAAR, from the coding sequence ATGATCGCGAAACGGATCGGCACAAGGTGCGGCATCCGCTCCCGCCTCGCCTCATTCGCGGCCTTTCGCGCCACGGACTCACCTCTCGCCCGGTTTTACCCTCCCGGCCTTTCGCGCCGGCGTTTCCCCCTTCGTTCCGCTTCACGGCTCCTTTCCGGCCGATGTTCCCCATTCGTTTCCTGTCTTCGGGAGGCTCCCTTGCCCGCTTCGACTATCTCGCGGCGCACTCGCGCCGAATGCGCCTTGCTGCTCGTGCTGTCGCTGTCGGTGTTCTTCGTCGGCACCGGCGAATTCATGCTCTCGGCGATGCTCGCGCCGCTGGGCGCCGCCTTCGGCGCCGATACCGCACGCGTCGCGTGGCTGGTCTCCGCCTATGCGCTGGCCTATGCGATCGCCGCGCCCCTGCTCGGCAAGCTCGCCGATCGGGTCGCGCGCGGTCGTTTGCTATGTCTTGCCCTGCTCGCGTTCGCGATCGACGGGCTGGGCATCGCATTCTCACCCGAGCTCGGCGTAGCGATCGGCTTGCGGGTGTTCGGCGGCCTGGCTTCGGCCATCATCATTCCGAGCGCGTTCGCGCTGGTCGCCGAACAGGTGCCACGAGCGCGCCACGCCTCGGCAATGGGTGCCGTCATGCTGGGCATGACGCTCGGCATCGCCTTCGGGCCGGCGATGGCGGGCTCGCTCACCGCCTGGGCCGGTTGGCGCACGCCGTTCCTGGCGAATTCGGCGGGCTGCCTCCTCGTGCTCCTGCTCGGTGTGCGCCGCCTGTCGATCAACCACGCGCCGCCGTGCGTATCGCCCGATCCAGGCAGCTGGCGCTGGCTGCGCATTGCGTCCATCACGCGGCCGCTGCTGGCAAAAGGACTCTGGAACGGCACCGCCGTGTCCGCCTTTCTGTTATCGGGCGAAGTATTGCGACGGCGCCATGGTTTCGACGATTCGCGGCTCGGACTGAGCATGAGCGTGTTCGGCATCGGGCTCGGCATCGGCAACCTGGCGGCCGGGCGGCTGCGTAAGCTGGCCAGCGGCGAGGAACGCGCGTTGAGGACGGTGGTGATCGTGCTGCTCGTCTCGGTGCTGGCCTTTCACGCGTGGCCGCTGCCCTTGGCGGCGGCGCTGGCCTGCCTCGCGGCCTGGGGTGCCGCGCTCGGTATCGGCGCGCCGCTGGCCACCACGGTGCTGGCCGAGCGCTCATCCGGCGACAAGGGCACGGTGCTAGCCAGCGCCGAAACGCTCAACAATCTGGTGATCCTGGCGCTGGTGCCGCTGGCCTCGCTGCTTTCGGCGCGAGGCCACGCGATGCTGGCAACGGCCCTGTTCGCCGCCGGAATCGGTGCTGGCGCCGCGTTGACCTGGCACGACGCGCGCGCCGCACGATAA
- the fdhA gene encoding formaldehyde dehydrogenase, glutathione-independent yields MSSNRGVVYQGPGQVEVQKIDYPRMVDPSGRKIGHGVILKVVSTNICGSDQHMVRGRTTAPVGLVLGHEITGEVIELGGDVETLKIGDIVTVPFNVACGRCPMCREQSTGVCLNVNPARAGGAYGYVDMGGWIGGQAEYVLVPYADFNLIKFPDRDQAMAKIRDLTCLSDILPTGYHGAVTAGVKPGSTVYIAGAGPVGMAAAASARLLGAAVTIVGDMNAERLAHARKVGFETVDLSKDTPLGEQIAAIVGRPEIDCAVDCVGFEAHGHGSSGHAEEAPATVLNSLMEITRPAGAIGIPGLYVTDDPGAKDAAAKHGSLSIRFGLGWAKSHTFHTGQTPVLKYNRNLMQAILFDRLPIAEIVNVTVISLDQAPEGYRKFDGGAPRKFVIDPHGLIAA; encoded by the coding sequence ATGAGCAGCAATCGAGGAGTCGTGTATCAGGGCCCGGGCCAGGTCGAGGTGCAGAAGATCGACTATCCGCGGATGGTCGATCCGAGCGGTCGCAAGATCGGCCATGGCGTGATCCTGAAGGTGGTCAGCACGAACATCTGCGGCTCCGACCAGCACATGGTGCGCGGCCGGACCACGGCGCCGGTCGGCCTGGTGCTCGGCCACGAGATCACCGGCGAGGTGATCGAACTGGGCGGCGACGTGGAGACGCTCAAGATCGGCGACATCGTCACGGTGCCGTTCAACGTGGCCTGCGGGCGCTGCCCGATGTGCCGCGAACAGAGCACGGGCGTGTGCCTGAACGTCAATCCGGCGCGCGCCGGCGGCGCCTATGGTTATGTCGACATGGGCGGCTGGATCGGCGGCCAGGCCGAATACGTGCTGGTGCCCTATGCCGACTTCAACCTGATCAAGTTCCCGGATCGCGACCAGGCGATGGCGAAGATCCGCGACCTGACCTGCCTGTCCGACATCCTGCCCACCGGCTATCACGGCGCCGTCACGGCCGGCGTGAAGCCGGGCTCGACCGTCTATATCGCGGGCGCGGGCCCGGTGGGGATGGCGGCGGCCGCCTCGGCGCGCCTGCTCGGCGCGGCGGTGACGATCGTCGGCGACATGAACGCCGAGCGTCTCGCGCACGCGCGCAAGGTCGGTTTCGAAACCGTCGACCTGTCCAAGGACACGCCGCTCGGCGAGCAGATCGCGGCGATCGTCGGCCGCCCCGAGATCGATTGCGCGGTGGACTGCGTGGGCTTCGAGGCGCACGGCCACGGTTCGTCCGGCCATGCCGAGGAGGCCCCCGCCACGGTGCTGAACTCGCTGATGGAGATCACGCGGCCGGCCGGCGCGATCGGCATTCCGGGCCTCTACGTGACGGACGATCCGGGCGCGAAGGACGCCGCCGCCAAGCACGGCAGCCTGAGCATCCGCTTCGGCCTGGGCTGGGCCAAGTCGCATACCTTCCACACGGGCCAGACGCCGGTGCTGAAGTACAACCGCAACCTGATGCAGGCAATCCTGTTCGACCGCCTGCCGATCGCCGAGATCGTCAACGTCACGGTGATCTCGCTCGACCAGGCGCCGGAAGGCTATCGCAAGTTCGATGGCGGCGCGCCGCGCAAGTTCGTGATCGACCCGCATGGGCTGATCGCGGCCTGA
- a CDS encoding glycosyltransferase family 9 protein, which produces MQDPAALASAYLAYLNDPHGDAGLALARRLREAGHAAAAIEQAGRCAAAAETPFALALAGVEMNYLGRFAEAEALLTRAEAGLAGDPNLYIVRFEQTIARYGQGRYREAHRLYRELRDATHRQVIVETLYPGHRGSFEWAERKFLGHQDSVAGKRVLVMMEGGAGDLFMHSRYLACLKQEGAASIDVQVPEVARGVLRSDGLVRESGPHIGSLAEDCDCVTWLFNLFARYQATPYQPRFDQPYLEAPPAAALPEAVRAALDAPNQARIGLVWRSNSGVRHEPYRSIALDALAPLLAQPGCRFYSLQVGEPSEAERVAIARHGIVDLAPALRSFADTAAVLDRLDLLVSIDTGAAHLAGALGRPVWLLLSQAGDSRWLNHVDYTPWYPTMRLFRQPTLGDWQAPVAAAAEALGAREFVG; this is translated from the coding sequence GTGCAAGACCCAGCCGCGCTGGCGAGCGCCTATCTCGCCTACCTGAACGACCCGCACGGCGACGCGGGGCTGGCGCTTGCGCGCCGGCTGCGCGAGGCCGGCCATGCCGCCGCCGCGATCGAGCAGGCCGGGCGCTGCGCGGCCGCCGCCGAGACGCCCTTCGCGCTCGCGCTGGCGGGCGTGGAGATGAACTATCTCGGCCGCTTCGCCGAGGCCGAGGCGCTGCTCACGCGCGCCGAGGCCGGCCTGGCCGGCGACCCGAACCTCTACATCGTGCGCTTCGAGCAGACCATCGCCCGCTACGGCCAGGGCCGCTATCGCGAGGCGCACCGGCTCTACCGGGAACTGCGCGACGCCACGCATCGGCAAGTCATCGTCGAGACGCTCTACCCCGGCCATCGAGGCAGCTTCGAATGGGCCGAACGCAAGTTCCTCGGCCATCAGGATTCGGTGGCCGGCAAGCGCGTGCTGGTGATGATGGAAGGCGGCGCGGGCGACCTGTTCATGCATTCGCGCTACCTCGCGTGCCTGAAGCAGGAAGGCGCCGCATCGATCGACGTGCAGGTCCCCGAGGTGGCTCGCGGCGTGCTGCGCAGCGACGGCCTGGTGCGCGAGTCGGGCCCGCACATCGGCTCGCTGGCCGAGGATTGCGATTGCGTGACCTGGCTGTTCAACCTGTTCGCGCGCTACCAGGCCACCCCCTACCAGCCACGCTTCGACCAGCCCTATCTCGAGGCGCCGCCGGCAGCCGCCCTGCCCGAAGCCGTGCGCGCCGCGCTGGACGCGCCGAACCAGGCGCGCATCGGGCTGGTCTGGCGCAGCAATTCCGGCGTGCGTCACGAGCCTTATCGCTCGATCGCGCTCGACGCCCTGGCGCCGCTGCTGGCGCAGCCCGGCTGCCGCTTCTATTCGCTGCAGGTGGGCGAGCCCAGCGAGGCGGAGCGCGTCGCGATCGCCCGGCACGGCATCGTCGATCTCGCGCCGGCGCTGCGCAGCTTCGCCGACACGGCCGCCGTGCTGGACCGGCTCGACCTGCTGGTCTCGATCGACACCGGCGCGGCGCACCTGGCCGGCGCGTTGGGGCGCCCGGTCTGGCTGCTGCTCTCCCAGGCCGGCGACAGCCGCTGGCTGAACCACGTCGACTACACGCCCTGGTATCCCACCATGCGGCTGTTCCGCCAGCCAACGCTGGGCGATTGGCAAGCGCCGGTCGCGGCGGCGGCCGAGGCGCTCGGTGCACGCGAGTTCGTGGGCTGA
- a CDS encoding GlxA family transcriptional regulator, which produces MSPDRTASLSHFAFVPLPNFTMIAFTNAIEVLRMANYLSGQPLYRWSVVSPGGGPVTASNGLSVDTTPAECVGQPDVVFVCGGVDVQRATTAEHLATLRRFARAGVALGSLCTGTYALAKAGLLAGYACAIHWENMSALKEEFPDTRFLKELFVIDRDRITCTGGVAPLDMMLNLIAPRVGTARVTQIAEQFIVEHVRDTSAQQRMPLVARLGSANKSLFEVIALMENNIEEPLSREELARLANMSQRQLQRLFREHLGMTPTHYYLTLRLRRARELLLQTDMSIMHITMACGFQSACHFSKSYRDAFGTAPTRERRKQVAPLAQAMLPIGASQPVLALHA; this is translated from the coding sequence ATGTCCCCCGACCGCACCGCGTCGTTATCCCACTTCGCGTTCGTTCCGCTGCCGAACTTCACGATGATCGCCTTCACCAACGCGATCGAAGTGCTGAGGATGGCCAACTACCTCAGCGGCCAGCCGCTCTATCGCTGGTCGGTGGTCTCGCCTGGCGGCGGCCCGGTCACGGCCAGCAACGGCCTGAGCGTGGACACCACGCCCGCCGAATGCGTCGGCCAGCCCGACGTGGTGTTCGTCTGCGGCGGCGTGGACGTGCAGCGCGCCACCACCGCCGAGCACCTGGCCACGCTGCGCCGCTTCGCGCGTGCCGGTGTGGCGCTCGGCAGCCTGTGCACGGGCACCTACGCGCTCGCCAAGGCGGGCCTGCTGGCCGGTTACGCCTGCGCGATCCACTGGGAGAACATGTCGGCGCTGAAGGAGGAATTCCCCGACACGCGCTTCCTCAAGGAACTGTTCGTGATCGATCGCGACCGCATCACCTGCACGGGCGGCGTGGCGCCGCTCGACATGATGCTGAACCTGATCGCGCCGCGCGTGGGCACCGCGCGCGTCACCCAGATCGCCGAGCAGTTCATCGTCGAGCACGTGCGCGATACCAGCGCCCAGCAGCGCATGCCGCTGGTGGCGCGGCTCGGTTCCGCGAACAAGTCGCTGTTCGAGGTGATCGCGCTGATGGAGAACAATATCGAGGAGCCGCTCTCGCGCGAGGAACTGGCGCGGCTCGCGAACATGTCGCAACGCCAGTTGCAGCGCCTGTTCCGCGAGCACCTGGGCATGACGCCCACCCACTACTACCTGACGCTGCGCCTGCGTCGCGCGCGCGAACTGCTGCTGCAGACCGACATGTCGATCATGCACATTACAATGGCATGCGGTTTCCAGTCGGCCTGCCACTTCAGCAAGAGCTATCGCGACGCCTTCGGCACCGCGCCCACGCGCGAGCGCCGCAAGCAGGTGGCACCGCTGGCGCAAGCGATGCTGCCGATCGGCGCATCGCAACCGGTGCTCGCGCTGCACGCCTGA
- a CDS encoding dipeptidase, whose protein sequence is MSTLHQDSIIIDGLNISKFDRSVFEDMHKGGVTAANCTVSVWDSFIKTVDNIGTMKQQIRENSELLTLVRTTEDIARAKCEGKTGVILGFQNAHAFEDNLSYIEAFADMGVRVVQLCYNTQNLVGTGCYERDGGLSDFGREVITEMNRVGIMVDLSHVGGNTSSEAIAFSKKPVTYSHCLPSGLKEHPRNKSDEQLREIADAGGFVGVTMFAPFLKRGIDATIDDYIEAIDYVVNLIGEDTVGIGTDFTQGYSTEFFDMLTHDKGRYRRLTNFGKVVNPEGIRTIGEFPNLTAAMERAGWKESRIRKIMGENWVRVFKDVWGA, encoded by the coding sequence ATGAGCACGCTGCACCAGGACAGCATCATCATCGATGGCCTGAACATTTCGAAGTTCGATCGGTCGGTCTTCGAGGATATGCACAAGGGCGGCGTGACGGCCGCCAACTGCACGGTGTCGGTGTGGGACAGCTTCATCAAGACGGTCGACAACATCGGCACGATGAAGCAGCAGATCCGCGAGAACAGCGAGCTGCTCACGCTCGTGCGTACCACCGAGGACATCGCCCGCGCCAAGTGCGAAGGCAAGACCGGCGTGATCCTGGGCTTCCAGAACGCCCACGCCTTCGAGGACAACCTGTCCTACATCGAGGCCTTCGCCGACATGGGCGTGCGCGTGGTGCAACTCTGCTACAACACCCAGAACCTGGTGGGCACCGGCTGCTACGAACGCGACGGCGGCCTGTCGGATTTCGGCCGCGAGGTGATCACCGAGATGAACCGGGTCGGCATCATGGTCGACCTCTCTCACGTGGGCGGCAACACCTCCTCGGAAGCGATCGCCTTCTCGAAGAAGCCGGTCACCTATTCGCACTGCCTGCCCTCGGGCCTCAAGGAACACCCGCGCAACAAGAGCGACGAGCAACTGCGCGAGATCGCCGACGCCGGCGGCTTCGTCGGCGTGACCATGTTCGCCCCGTTCCTCAAGCGCGGCATCGACGCCACCATCGACGACTACATCGAGGCGATCGACTACGTGGTGAACCTGATCGGCGAGGACACGGTGGGCATCGGCACCGATTTCACGCAGGGCTACAGCACCGAATTCTTCGACATGCTCACCCACGACAAGGGCCGCTACCGCCGCCTGACCAACTTCGGCAAGGTGGTGAATCCGGAAGGCATCCGCACCATCGGCGAATTCCCGAACCTGACCGCCGCGATGGAACGTGCCGGCTGGAAGGAGTCGCGCATCCGCAAGATCATGGGCGAGAACTGGGTGCGCGTGTTCAAGGACGTGTGGGGCGCCTGA
- a CDS encoding DUF5943 domain-containing protein, whose amino-acid sequence MQPQLPIDVDPNTGVWTTDALPMLYVPRHFFTNNHVAVEEALGQDAYAEILYKAGYKSAYHWCDKEAALHGLSGMAVFEHYLNRLSQRGWGLFKIIEADPASARARIELRHSSFVLQQPEKIGKLCYMFAGWFAGAMDWVNDTTPEGKGAPRAFSTEAHCAGEHADHHGHCVFEVSPLAA is encoded by the coding sequence ATGCAACCGCAACTGCCGATCGACGTCGATCCCAACACCGGCGTCTGGACCACCGACGCGCTGCCGATGCTGTACGTGCCGCGCCACTTCTTCACCAACAACCACGTGGCCGTCGAGGAAGCGCTGGGCCAGGACGCCTATGCGGAGATCCTCTACAAGGCCGGCTACAAGTCCGCCTACCACTGGTGCGACAAGGAAGCGGCGCTGCACGGCCTGAGCGGCATGGCGGTCTTCGAGCACTACCTGAACCGTCTTTCGCAGCGCGGCTGGGGCCTGTTCAAGATCATCGAGGCCGATCCGGCCAGCGCGCGCGCCCGCATTGAGCTGCGCCATTCCTCCTTCGTGCTGCAGCAGCCCGAGAAGATCGGCAAGCTCTGCTACATGTTCGCGGGCTGGTTCGCCGGCGCGATGGACTGGGTCAACGACACCACGCCGGAAGGCAAGGGCGCGCCGCGCGCCTTCTCGACCGAGGCGCATTGCGCCGGCGAGCATGCCGACCATCACGGCCACTGCGTGTTCGAAGTCTCGCCGCTCGCCGCCTGA
- a CDS encoding NADH:flavin oxidoreductase, with product MRYPNLFKPMTLNQLTLRNRIVSTAHAEVYAEPGGLPGDRYIRYYEEKAKGGVGLAICGGSSPVSIDSPQGWWKSVNLSTDKVIDPLTRLADTMHKHGAKIMIQATHMGRRSSFHGEHWPHLMSPSGVREPVHRGNAKIIEIEEIRRIIGDFAAAAKRVQAAGMDGIEISAAHQHLIDQFWSQRSNHRTDEWGGSLENRLRFGIEVLSAVREAVGKDFCVGLRMCGDEFHEDGLDHESLKEIAQAMSETGLIDYLSVVGSGGDTHNTIANCMPPMALPPEPFVHLAAGIKSVVKIPVMHAQSIRDAGQAERLLANGMIDLVGMTRAQIADPHMVIKIRDGREDEIKQCVGANYCIDRQYNGLDVLCIQNAATSREATMPHIVERSRGPKRKVVVVGAGPAGLEAARVAKLRGHEVVLFEKNAEVGGQVMIAAKAPQREQMSGIIRWFDMETRRLGVDRRLGVAADEKMIMAEKPDIVVLATGGSSFTWQVPGWGVAEGRAVSSWDILTGKVEPGKNVLLFDGVSTHAGAGVADYMASRGSQVEIVTPDVKVADDCGGTTFPIFYRRLYAYGVIHTPNYMLDRVYEENGKTIAVLRNEYTEELEERAVDQVVIENGSSPNDELYWKLKPESLNRGQIDPHTLFAAEPQPCLSEELGNGRFLLFRVGDCISMHNVHGAIYDSLRLVKDF from the coding sequence ATGCGTTATCCGAACCTGTTCAAGCCCATGACGCTCAACCAGCTGACCTTGCGCAATCGCATCGTCAGCACCGCGCACGCCGAGGTGTACGCGGAGCCGGGCGGCCTGCCGGGCGACCGCTACATCCGCTACTACGAAGAGAAGGCGAAGGGCGGCGTGGGCCTGGCGATCTGCGGCGGCTCCAGCCCCGTGTCGATCGACAGCCCGCAAGGCTGGTGGAAGTCGGTCAATCTGTCGACCGACAAGGTGATCGATCCGCTCACGCGCCTGGCCGACACGATGCACAAGCACGGCGCCAAGATCATGATCCAGGCCACCCACATGGGCCGCCGTTCCTCCTTCCACGGCGAGCACTGGCCGCACCTGATGTCGCCCTCGGGCGTGCGCGAGCCGGTGCACCGCGGCAACGCGAAGATCATCGAGATCGAGGAAATCCGCCGCATCATCGGCGATTTCGCGGCGGCCGCCAAGCGCGTGCAGGCCGCCGGCATGGACGGCATCGAAATCTCGGCCGCCCACCAGCACCTGATCGACCAGTTCTGGAGCCAGCGCTCGAACCACCGCACCGACGAATGGGGCGGCAGCCTCGAGAACCGGCTGCGCTTCGGCATCGAGGTGCTGAGCGCGGTACGCGAGGCGGTGGGCAAGGACTTCTGCGTCGGCCTGCGCATGTGCGGCGACGAATTCCACGAGGACGGGCTCGACCACGAGAGCCTCAAGGAGATCGCCCAGGCGATGTCGGAGACGGGCCTGATCGACTACCTCAGCGTGGTGGGTTCGGGCGGCGACACCCACAACACCATCGCCAACTGCATGCCGCCGATGGCGCTGCCGCCGGAGCCCTTCGTGCATCTCGCGGCCGGCATCAAGTCGGTGGTGAAGATCCCCGTGATGCACGCGCAGAGCATCCGCGACGCGGGCCAGGCCGAGCGCCTGCTCGCCAACGGCATGATCGACCTGGTCGGCATGACGCGCGCGCAGATCGCCGATCCGCACATGGTGATCAAGATCCGCGACGGCCGCGAGGACGAGATCAAGCAGTGCGTGGGCGCGAACTACTGCATCGACCGCCAGTACAACGGCCTGGACGTGCTCTGCATCCAGAACGCGGCCACCTCGCGCGAGGCGACCATGCCGCACATCGTCGAGCGCTCGCGCGGGCCGAAGCGCAAGGTGGTGGTGGTCGGCGCCGGTCCGGCGGGCCTGGAGGCCGCGCGCGTGGCCAAGCTGCGCGGCCACGAGGTGGTGCTGTTCGAGAAGAACGCGGAAGTGGGCGGGCAGGTGATGATCGCGGCCAAGGCGCCGCAACGCGAGCAGATGTCCGGCATCATCCGCTGGTTCGACATGGAGACCCGGCGCCTGGGCGTCGATCGCCGGCTCGGCGTGGCCGCCGACGAGAAGATGATCATGGCCGAGAAGCCCGACATCGTGGTGCTGGCCACCGGCGGTTCGAGCTTCACCTGGCAGGTGCCGGGCTGGGGCGTGGCCGAAGGCCGTGCCGTCAGTTCCTGGGACATCCTGACCGGCAAGGTCGAGCCCGGGAAGAACGTGCTGCTGTTCGACGGCGTGAGCACCCACGCGGGCGCCGGCGTGGCCGACTACATGGCCAGCCGCGGCTCGCAGGTGGAGATCGTCACGCCCGACGTGAAGGTGGCCGACGATTGCGGCGGCACCACCTTCCCGATCTTCTACCGGCGCCTCTATGCCTATGGCGTGATCCACACGCCGAATTACATGCTGGACCGCGTCTACGAGGAAAACGGCAAGACCATCGCGGTGCTGCGCAACGAATACACGGAAGAGCTCGAGGAGCGCGCGGTCGACCAGGTGGTGATCGAGAACGGTTCCTCGCCGAACGACGAACTGTACTGGAAGCTCAAGCCCGAATCGCTGAACCGCGGCCAGATCGATCCGCACACGCTGTTCGCGGCCGAGCCGCAACCCTGCCTGTCGGAGGAACTCGGCAACGGCCGCTTCCTGCTGTTCCGTGTCGGCGACTGCATCTCGATGCACAACGTGCACGGCGCCATCTATGACTCGCTGCGTCTCGTGAAGGACTTCTGA